The Paraflavitalea devenefica genome contains a region encoding:
- a CDS encoding LytR/AlgR family response regulator transcription factor, with the protein MLKPFFVWQNKVLKRLKPEEVVCLVAEKNYTKIHLSNKTHCLVRSTLSGALTKLPPEIFIKIHRSCVVSIYFIDNIARDHLTISGEPLPIGRQYYRSVIKQLNIID; encoded by the coding sequence ATGCTGAAGCCATTTTTTGTCTGGCAAAACAAAGTATTGAAAAGACTTAAACCTGAAGAAGTTGTGTGCCTCGTTGCAGAAAAAAATTATACTAAAATCCATCTATCGAATAAAACGCATTGCCTGGTTCGATCGACCTTATCGGGTGCATTAACAAAATTGCCTCCGGAAATATTTATCAAAATTCACCGCTCGTGTGTTGTCTCCATCTATTTTATTGATAACATCGCCAGGGATCATTTAACAATCAGCGGAGAGCCCCTTCCCATTGGCAGGCAATATTACAGGTCTGTCATTAAGCAGCTAAATATTATTGATTGA